From Danio rerio strain Tuebingen ecotype United States chromosome 2, GRCz12tu, whole genome shotgun sequence:
aatccaaACATGCAATAATTGTGtcgtttcagcttattttaaataaatagtttgaacaagcagcaaaatttttattttgagttGAAGTACTAGTTTAGCCatcaacattttttgttgttgggaaaattaAGCATTacaaaaaaactttacatttacaaactacaaaaattGTTAACGATAAAATGTTGATATTGACTGGACTGGAATTCTGctctttatatatgtttatatgtggTTATTAGATGTCATTGTGAATGTCAATGcagtataaaaacacaaatagcaAAATCAATTAGTATGAAGAAGCACACTTTTCATGCAAATCAGTGGTAGCAAAGCATAAAATACTATTGAATTACTTCAAAGTAATGTCTGTTGTTGGGAAAGTTTTGCAATTCTTCAcccttttataaaaacaaatcatcAAACCTTATGATTGGAATGGCTGAAATACCATGACAAATCACAAACTTGTGACTCCCATCATGAGGCTTGGATTGCAAGCAATCACCATGCTAATTATTCACAGTGACTGACCTTCCACATTTGCTGGGAAatgtttattcttttaatatatttcccaactgatgtttaatagagcaggGAAAcctttacagtatttcctataatgttttttcttcaggggaaagtcttttttttagcTTGGCTGGGAAAAAAAGccgtttttattaaatttttttttttattaattttaaagttaatagtattagcccccttaagaaataaagattttaattgtctacagaactatttaacctgcctagttaacataatgacctacattgtaaaaaaaaaagaaaaaacaagactaaattagcagttttctgtactttgtgattcatgtttttatttgttcctGTATTTTTGAGTTGCATAATGGGACTTTGgtatttcttccaacaacttttaatcttgaaaagttGAAAACATTTTAACAGTTGACAATTTTGTGTCTAATATTGTCTATAGGTtggttttgttatgctaaaaaaattaataaactgcAAATACATTTAGTGTTATTTACAGCCTTATTTCTCTACATATTAGTTCCTATTTATATTATATCaaaatactaaaatgtcaataaaagtcactttattgaactgtagagttaaattttcaacattaaaaatcaacagagcagagatcaagctcccataatgcaattcacaaccataaataaacagaaaaaacactTATGattcacaaaatacggaaactcaTTTCACATGAGGGTCCAATACACACTCCAGTTGACAAATCCACGCACTGTGAgacattgtattgtatttttgcaGTAAGTTACTGGTAGCTCTGTTGCCAGCAAATTACTGCAACTTTCCTTTTACAGTAACCTACCTGtatatgtgttttacagtagcagagACCCTattgcaatttaattttacagtaaaatagccttactGGAACTTCTTTTTATGGTAAAATGCAaccacattttaatattttactgtatGATCATTTTACAGTACTtctactttaatttatttacattttacaccactatcacaaaacctttatttttagtatttaataaattttaaacaagtgccatttttttttcattaaccgTCTCATTTATGTCTTCAGCTACAGTAGCAGTACTCAAGTACTTTGATTCCAGTAGTATTTCACAATTTCTTTACATGCAGTTAGTTACTGTAAAAGTGTTAAAATGACGAACAATGCAGTGCATTTTACAGTAGTGAATTGTGAAGAATGCATCTGGTATTTTACTGGccgtttttgcagtaaataactgtaaaattgtgaaaagTCTGAAAGTCTACTCAAGTGCTTTGATTCCAGTAGTATACCGCAATTTCCTAATATGCAGTAAGCTACTGTATAAGTTTTAAAAtgacccacaatgcagtgcatattacagtagtgaactgtaGAGAATGCATGTGGTATTTTAAGGGCCTTTTTTGCAGTATATAATGGAAAAAATTGCGGCAAAGTCTAACAGTGTACTCAAGTACTTTGATTCCAGTAGTATACTGCaaattcctaatatgcagtaagttactgtataagttttaaaatgacttaaaatgataatgcatattacagtagtgaactgtaaagattgtatgtggtattttactgcctgtttttgcagtaaataactgtaaaattgtggCAAAGTCTGACAGTCTACTCAAGTACTTTGATTCCAGTAGTATACCGCAAGTTCCTATTATGCAGTAAGCTACTGTATAAGTTTTAAAAtgacccacaatgcagtgcatattacagtagtgaactgtaaagaTTGTATATGGTATTTAACTGGGCAGTTTTGCAGTTAATAACTGTAAAACTGTGGGAAAGTCTAACAGTGTGGCTGTAATTGCTATTCTTGCTTTCTGTCAGGCTCTTTGGGATTCCCTGTGAGGAGGTTTACATGAAATTGGTGAGCCAGATCAAGGCCTGGAAGGGCATGGGTAACTGCTTGACCGTCGGACAGAGATGCTTGTATGATGTAAGACTATCTACTACTTGCAAAAGCTTGAatcaacacaagaacacacatcCTACTGTTTAAAATCTCCCTGAAATGAAAAATTTGCTAAGTTTATTTTGATAGCTCACGTTGTTACTTAAAGTGCATCATaaatccatgcaagttaatccactgaatttgtttgttagttttggtaatcttcaatcaaaaggACCTTTTGTTTCCGCGTTTGAAATGGCAGAGATTGACATCAACCTCAGTGCTTCCATAACCTCAGCCACGCCCCTCTTATCGTCTATTTACCCACCCCTACTCAAAATTCACTGACATAAACGTCTCAGCAACTTTCTGTTCATGCTGACTTTATATTATGTATTTAAGAATATCCATTCAGTTAAcgtataataaacattttatttggaagtttaattacatttattttgatcaaactttattattttaaggtacaatttatGTTGTTAATAAACCGTTAAttatgacttttagctcaataaagtactaatttgctgcttattaatagttagagCATAGAGAAATAGAATAAGAGCATACataataagtactaataaactgtGACTACCCTAATAATAAGCTGGTTAAAAGCAGGAATTAGCAGTGGGAATTAGTaaataaactaaagtgttacccgtTTTTTTAAATGCTGGTTTCTTAATGATAATGtttagaaaattaataaatggaaaGTTCCCTTAAAggcaaagttcacccaaaaaatgataatcctgtcactatttactcatcctccatcttgttctaaacctgtgtaagtttctttcttatgctgaacacaaaacaagatattttgaagaatgttgggaaaaagcaGCAACTGACTACCATAGTATTTTTAgatcatactatggatgtcaatggctgcttttcccctaacattcttcagaatatcttgttttgtgttcaacagagtaaaAAAGATTAATCAAAGTTTATAACCATTTGAGTATGAGTAAATAGAGAGGGAATGTTCTGTTTTGGGTGACAAAaagtgggaaaatatattttgaatattcaTAAAACAGAAATAACACTTGGTAACTCTTAATAGGAGGACCAGCGTCAAATCCAGtacctggagggccgcagctctgcacagtttagctttaaccctaattaaacacacctgatcaaactaattgagtccttcgggcttgtttgaaacctacaggtaagtgtgttgaggcagggttggaactaaactgtgcagagctgcggccctccaggatctggatttgacacctgtgagcTAAATGTTCTAACATGTTGTCAGCTCTGAGTATTACATACAAATGTATTGTACTGTTGTGTTTTGCAGTTGGTTTCTGCCACACCATTTCACATCGTAGCTAAACACACATCCAGACAGTGGACCAGCAAAGAGGACCTGAACTTTCACCTGGTGGCAACTGAGGAGTCTGTCTGCAGAGTGACGGTAAAATACTACACTGATAAtattcacgttcatactgtaatATTAAGTATGTGTGTGGATTGTGGagatcagtgttgggtaagttacaaaaaaaaagtaattaattactaattacatcagtaaaattatttaaaggggacctattatgccccgttttacaagatgtcaaataagtttctgatgtccctagagtgcgcatgagaagtttcagctcaaaaactATTTTCataacacaaataatgtttttataaacTATACTTTTTTAGGTCTTTGATCCAaaatgtgctgttttggtgactgtcgctttaaattcaaatgagattgtgctcccaaCCCTCTTTTAAAAAGGGGTGGAGCTTTCAATGACCATGTGTCACCATAGTGGCAGACTTAAAAATTCTATTGGCAGAAGGCTGCTTCTctctcagggctgtttatgctaatgagggagagattatcATCAATGGGCGGGACTTTTTCCCCTCTgttgacatgtacaaagggagaatgtcaatcaaagtgtttctgcagacttattaataaagtgtgatgataacaaatatataattatttaatttttaccattaggGCCTGGCTATATTACacaaaactgtgtttaaaccccttataaatgtgatttttgcataatatgccCCCTTTAAATGACTTCCCAAATTTTGtcttaaaagtaatttaattattaaataaggaaTTTAATACTTAATCTCTTGACTCAATACTTAAAAATAGTAGAAATTAAATCTTAACACTTCAAATATGAGTCAAACTTGGCGTTTTAGCTTCATTAAAAATACCTAAGCATTTGCATAACAAAATCCAGTGCACAAAAGCAAGGTCCATAAAGGTATCGATGAGCATTTGGCATGGAGCAACTTGACTGGCCTGCACAGAGTCCTGATCCAAACCCGACTGAACACCTTTTggatgaattaaaataaagtagtttttttcttttatcggATAAAAAAGTTTGTCCTGCTTGGTTGTGCGCATATGTTTAagcatatttataaaatgtatgcgcatcttggcgcattttttaatatgcattttgAATATTCGCTAATGGAAGTGCCAAGGTGaggatacattttgaaaatatgcataaacatatgcacacaaacaagtaggacaaacttttttattgGTGAATGGTAAAACAAGTGGgtagaaacatagctactgtcatCTTTTTCTTTCCTCTATTGAAAATGTATGTATTACTCAAGGATATTTATACTTTTTGTCTTTGTTTCCACTATTCTACCCACTGCAACAGGGATATGCTGTCTCTAAAGCATGGGCCAAACTGGAGGACAACGGCATCACCTACTGCACCCTCTTTAACCTCATGGACGGTGAGACTTTCACACTTGAAAAAACTCTGACAATATGAGAGCTCTTAAACATTCTTTCCCAGTCATGCAGAGAAATGACTAAGTCATCTTTTATGTGTGTATTTGCAGGCAGCGGACTGGTGGAAGCTGAGGGTTTTAGGCAATACACCAATGAATGGATTTGCCTGGATTACTCCACTGCCAACTGCACCGTCTACTGATGAGTTTTTGATGTGATTTATAGGTcaagctttattttgatggtccgtttgttgaattcaaGTTACATTACATCTTCATGCtgactaattcttattagattataagtagactgttaggctggggttatggttagtgtaagctgacatgtacagatattaagcagacagtctactagtactcaaatggaccatcaaaatagtgttaCCGATTTATACACTGAAAACATCATGAAATGTGTAGCTTTTTTAGCATTTTCTGCAGTCGCTCATATAGTTACTGTGCTATTCATCATTACTAATGCCAGATCAGTATGTGTAGTTTAAACTTGAGTGCATACTTGTATAAATAAACCTTAAAACATTAATGTGTTGAATTGCATCctttctaaaatgctgtttttgttgccATAGGGGTCTGCGAAATTCTTGGTTTACATtttaactagaacctaaagttcgctGACGAACTTCGATGTTGGTTtaagaaagccaacgtgactgtgcTAAGACTGGGAATGGCAGTTAGCAGGAAACATTGTGGTTGCAGTAAAATGCTTAtagcattgttaggtggttgttAATCAGTTGCTAATGTAAACTGGGTTGCCAAATGGCAACCTTCATGTGCGTGTTTAATTAAATCCTAATACTTAgtagcagggccggagtgggactccttttcagccctggagtttcaagcattagaccggcccacctcagttcacaactgactatattaaaataaggtaatttccaattcagtttctaattacactatcacgtctttttcaagaaaacagctgctttagaacttcaaatgttcaacaaccctaacagtattatatgtcttaacaataaaaatgaaaaaaaaaaaagattactcaGGTGAGAATTGAACACGAATCGATGACGtcgtaacgcaacgtgctgaccactggaccacaatggcgctgttatgCCTATGTGGCcagaatgatagttacatcatcattaccctgcatgttgcattttgctcatggggctggaGACAATAAAAAGAaagaggctatggtcaaataaataaataaatgaaaaaagtgcaactgctgagagtgcaagcagctagaaacaccggccctctcagccaaaaaatggaccggccgaCCGAGAACTCTACCGGTCCCcccgattggccaatccgggcctgcttaatccgcttgttaagtgtgacatcacgcgaagcggcttccgggtccaagtgctctattcaactgtatgggaAGACTaattaaatggtaataataaacgtttacaaagcgatttaatactttcgaaaatcacgatcgcaatatacaTGTCCAtgtctaatatccgatggccagaaagtgatttatttttttataaattgttaaatttttggtatttgttatgtagcaagcccagagattgttgtgtacactatgactttatataaaagtaactttaatgtgtgataggaataaaacgtgataataaacaaatgatttctctactcaaatgaatggcggattggacccagaaacagtattacatacgtcacaaatacgtcaccacttaacaagcggataggcaTTTGTAGCATATGTTACCGCGCTTTGAAAATCATTAATAGCATGTAGCTTATCATTATTAGCACTTGGCtaatcattgttaccatgcataggtcacaggaagtcccattttgCTAACATGAGTCAAACGAGAAAAtacccaggtccctacgatgttctgatgtagagatattgctgtttttaaatggttCCTAGGTTAGCGTGTTTTATTGCTATGCACATAATCAGTATCATTGCAGAAATTTTGTGCGTTGCTTTCACGGATGTTTTTTGCAGTCGATAGCTACAGACCTGCAAACTTCATGTGGCGTTCAGATTAAGTCAAGAACAGTGTGTAGAGAGCTACAGGGAATGGGTTTTCATGGGTGAGCACAGCATCCAAATTCTTACACCACCAAGTGCAATGTAAAGTACTGGATGCAGTGGTGAAAAACACCCTGCAACTGACTCTAGAACAGTGTTTCCCAACTCTATTCCTGAAGGTACAtcaaaagtatacatttttaaactctcgccaatcaaacacacctcaatcaactcatcagaacattagaagagactccaaaacctgaaaagAATGAAGCAGACAAGAGAGACATCCAAAATAAGTTGACTGTAATGTGACTGTTGCGAAGTTGACTGTGATGACGGGGTTCAAGTCCATCGAAAAAtgattccagaaagtgggtaagacaaaaaagcagacgctaaaaataaaataatcaagtaaataaccGAGAgtgaatgtggtcaaatctgaaaacttgATAAAAATTAGGtgacagcttttctttttctggatttctttttaaaactattgattgaGTTTAttgaaggagggtgggtcagtcaatcagtcagtcagttgacagcgacctctggtggatttacgtgagaacagcgggcacgaatggcactcgcaagataaatttgagatctcaaaaaatgtacacagcggtctctggtagattcacgaaaacaaaaccagaaaaaatgtagctcctgtgatgtatttggtgctctccagaaatatatatagaggtacgttttcaaaatgagcctggatTGGAATTTGCTGCTTTGTCCATCCTAAGTTTGGCTTGAAAATGTCTCATGTTTGAGTAACATTTCAAGCTACACTGTTGACAAAAGATATTTTTCTGGCA
This genomic window contains:
- the wu:fc46h12 gene encoding uncharacterized protein LOC568958 precursor, producing the protein MQTRALLLTFTLILGIGLMVTAEPLHAQCRVIWLFGIPCEEVYMKLVSQIKAWKGMGNCLTVGQRCLYDLVSATPFHIVAKHTSRQWTSKEDLNFHLVATEESVCRVTGYAVSKAWAKLEDNGITYCTLFNLMDGSGLVEAEGFRQYTNEWICLDYSTANCTVY